The following proteins are co-located in the Apium graveolens cultivar Ventura chromosome 5, ASM990537v1, whole genome shotgun sequence genome:
- the LOC141661300 gene encoding secreted RxLR effector protein 161-like gives MEKSHPPTPPMVVRSLEVENDPFRLRKEDEDPLGPEVPYLSAIGALMYLANNTRPDIAFAVNLLARFSSNSTKRHWDGIKHILRYLRRTIDLGLFFSNNSKSQLVGYADAGYLSDPHVGRSQTSYLFTYCGTGIAWKSTKQTMAATSSNHAELLAIHKACRECVWIRSIIQHIRHLCGLSNIIIMIVISY, from the coding sequence CATCCTCCAACTCCACCAATGGTGGTTCGGTCACTTGAAGTTGAAAATGATCCATTTCGTCTCAGAAAAGAAGATGAAGATCCACTTGGACCAGAAGTTCCATATCTCAGTGCAATTGGCGCTCTTATGTACCTCGCAAACAACACACGACCTGATATTGCTTTTGCTGTGAATCTATTAGCAAGATTCAGTTCGAATTCAACTAAAAGACATTGGGATGGTATCAAGCATATATTGAGATATCTTCGCAGGACAATTGATCTTGGATTATTCTTTTCAAATAATTCGAAATCACAGCTGGTTGGATATGCAGATGCTGGATACTTATCAGATCCTCATGTTGGACGATCACAGACAAGTTACTTATTCACATATTGCGGTACTGGTATTGCTTGGAAATCTACAAAACAGACCATGGCTGCAACTTCATCAAATCACGCAGAATTACTAGCAATCCATAAAGCATGTAGGGAATGTGTCTGGATACGATCCATAATCCAACATATTCGGCATTTATGTGGATTATcaaatattataataatgattGTCATATCTTACTAA